GGCGCGGTCAACCTGCCCCTGCCCGAGCAGGACGTCGAGCCGGACGGCGACGGGTGGCGGCTGGTGCTGCGCGGCCCGGTCCCGATGGAGGACCACAACGCGCAGATCTCCCTGCTGACCGGCATGGCCGCCGCCGACATCATGCTCGCCGGCCGGATCGGGTTGCTGCGGACCATGCCCCCGCCGAAGCCGGAAGCGGTCGACCGGCTGCGCCTCGCCGCCGCCCCGCTCGGGGTGGACTGGCCCGCCGACCGGAGCGTCGGCGAGGTGCTCGCCGGGCTGGACGCCTCCCAGCCCCGGGCGGCGGCCTTCATCGACCAGGCGGCCGAGCTGATGCGCGGCGCCGGTTACACCGCCTTCGACGGGCAGTTGCCCGAGCAGCCGGAGCACGGCGGGGTCGCCGCCGCGTACGCCCACGTGACCGCGCCGCTGCGCCGGCTCGCCGACCGATACGCGACCGAGGTCTGCCTGGCCCTGCACGAGGGGCGGGAGGTGCCGGAGTGGGCCCGCGCGGCGTTGCCGAAGCTGCCCGAGGTGATGGCCACCACCGACCGGACGGCGTCGGCGGCGACCCGGGGCGCGATCGAGCTGGCCGAGGCGGTGCTGCTGGAGCACCGGGTGGGGGAGACCTTCTCGGCCGCCGTGCTCGACGTCGACACGCCGCGTCCGCCCGCCGAACCGCCCCACCAGTCCGGCGGGACGTCGACCCCGCCGCCCCGGCAGTCCGGGAACGGGACCGGTAGACCGGCCCGTCAGCCCGGTGGCACGGTCGCCCTGGACGAGCCGCCCGTCCGGGCCCGCTGCCTCGGCGAGCTGCCGCTCGGCGAACGTGTCCCGGTCCGCCTGGTCACCGCCGACCCGGTCGACCGCAAGGTCCTCTTCGAGCGCGCCTGACGCCCCCGCGACCCCGGATCCGGACAGTTTCCCGTTCCCACCGGACGGCTCGACGGGGGGATTGTCACAGCGGCTCGGACTGCTGGTCGGTGGCACGGTTTGCGAGGATGACGGCATGGCTTACGACGCGACCACGCTGCCCGACGTCTCCGGGCTCACCGTCGGCATCATCGGTGGCACCGGCGACCAGGGCCGAGGGCTGGCCTACCGGTTCGCCCGGGCCGGGCAGCGGGTGCTGATCGGCTCCCGCTCCGCCGAGCGCGCCCAGCAGTCCGCCGCGGAGATCGCGGCGCTGCCCGGGATGCCGGCCGGGGTGGACGTGACCGGCGCGGCGAACGACGAGGTGGCCCGGGGCAGCGACGTGGTGATCGTCGCCGTGCCGTGGGACGGGCACGCCGCCACCGTCGCCGCCCTGGCGGAGCCGCTGGCCGGCAAGATCGTGGTGGACTGCGTGAACCCGCTGGGCTTCGACAAGCAGGGCCCGTACGCGCTGGTCGTGGCGGAGGGGAGTGCCGTGCAGCAGGCCGCCGCGCTGCTGCCGGACTCGCGCGTCTGCGCCGCCTTCAACCACGTCAGCGCGCCGCTGCTGGCCGACCCGGAGGTCGCGCGGATCGACCTGGACGTGCTGATCTGCACCGAGGACCGGGAACTGGTCGACGTGGTCGGCGCGCTGGCCGCCCGGATCCCCGGCATGCGCGGCATCTATGCCGGCCGGCTGCGCAACGCCCACCAGATCGAGGCGTTCACCGCCAACCTGATCGCGATCAACAAGCGCTACAAGGCGCACGCCGGGATCCGGGTGACCGACCTCTGAGCCCGCCGCGGCCCGCGACGGGCTCGCCGATGCGTGGACAGAGGCCCCCTGCTCGACGACTGGCGTCGGCAGGGGGCCTCTGCTGACCGGTCAGAAGACGACGGTGACGCCGGCCTTCCCGCAGGAGGCGGAGAGCGTCGCTCCGGCCTTCGCGAATTCGGGGTTGTCGGCGGCGCTCGCCGGGTCCGCGGCAGCGGCCGCCTCGCCGGCCTCCTTGGCGAACGCCGTCAGTCCGGCGGTCACCTCGCTGTCCGGCGCGCCGGTGGCAGCCACGGCGTTCATCTCCTTCTCCACCCCGGTCAGGATCTTGGCGAAGTCGGCCGGAGTCGGGGTCGAGCCCGAGGTCATGGTCTCGGCGAACTTGGCCTTCATGCTGGCGTTGGCCTTCTTGGCGCTCTCGCAGAGCTGCTTGTCGTCGAGCGCGGCCGCTGCGGGGGCCGTGGTGGCGGAGGTGGTGGGGGCGGCCGTGGTGGTGGCCGACGCCGACGCCGTGGGCGCGGCGGCGCCCGACGATTCGGTGGCCTTGTCGCCACAGGCGGCGAGCGCCACCAGGGAGAAACCGGTCAGGAGGAGGGGAAGAACGCGAGTACGAATCACGTTGTCCGACGATAGTGGATCATCGGTCACGCCGGCGCCCCGCCTCCAGCCGGTTTCCCGCCCGCGTCAGAAGGTGTGTTCGGTGGCGGGGAACTCGCCGCCGCGGACCTCCTCGGCGAAGCGACGGGTGGCGTCGGTCAGCGCCCCGGCCAGGTCGGCGTAGCGCTTGACGAAGCGCGGCGCCCTGCCGGTCCGCAGGCCGGCCATGTCCTGCCACACCAGCACCTGGCCGTCGGTGTCCGGGCCGGCGCCGATGCCGACCGTCGGGATCGGCAGCTCGGCGGTGATCCGCTTGGCCACCTCGCCCGGCACCATCTCCAGCACCACCGCGAACGCGCCCGCCTCGGCCACCGCCCGCGCGTCGGCGATCACCTCGTCGGCGGTGTCGCCGCGGCCCTGCACCCGGTAGCCGCCCAGGGTGTGCTCGCTCTGCGGGGTGAAGCCGATGTGCGCCATCACCGGGATGCCGGCGCCGACGATCGCCTCGATCTGCGCGGCGCAGCGCCGGCCGCCCTCCAGCTTGACGGCGTGGCAGCCGCCCTCCTTCATGAACCGCACCGCCGTCCGCAGCGCCTGCGTCGGCCCCTCCTCGTACGAGCCGAAGGGCAGGTCGCCGACGATCAACGAGTGCCGGGTCGCCCGGACCACGGCGCGGACCAGCGGCAGCAGCTCCTCGGCGGTGACCGGCAGGGTGGTCTCGTAACCGAAGACGTTGTTCGCCGCCGAGTCGCCCACCAGCAGCACCGGGATGCCGGCGGCGTCGAAGATCGAGGCGGTGTACTGGTCGTACGAGGTGAGCATCGCCCAGCGCTCGCCGCGCTCCTTGGCGGCGATCAGGTCGCGGGTGCGGATCCGCCGGGTGGCCGGCCCGCCGTAGAGGGCGGTCACCTCGGACGGGGTGGACTCCACCATGGTTCTCTCCTTCCTCGAGGCCGCGCTCGCGGTCCCCGGGTTCCGTCGCGATCGTCGCACCGGACGACCGGGCGGCGGCAGGGCAGAGTGGAGGATTTCACTCCCGGGTCGGCGCGCCGGGCGGGGCGTCAGCCGTGCTCCCGCCAGCGGTTGGTGATGGGCAGCCGCCGGTCCCGGCCGAACGCCTTGATGGAGATCTTGGTGCCGGGGGCGGACTGGCGTCGCTTGTACTCGGCGGTATCCACCATCCGCAGCACCTTGTCGACCATCGCCGGGTCGTGCCCCGAGGCGATCAGCCCGTCCCGGCCCAGATCGCCGTCGACGTAGCCGATCAGGATCGGGTCGAGGACGTCGTACTCCGGGAGGCTGTCGCTGTCGAGCTGGCCGGGGCTCAGCTCCGCCGAGGGCGGCTTGCCGATCGAGTTCTCCGGGATGGGCGGGGTC
This genomic interval from Micromonospora sp. CCTCC AA 2012012 contains the following:
- a CDS encoding RNB domain-containing ribonuclease, whose amino-acid sequence is MVIRRVLAPRIDFGALRRELGLPEGFPAAAQREADEAAAAPLPAAADRTDVPLVTLDPASSRDLDQAMHLSRRPGGGFRVRYAIADVAAHVRPGGALEEETWRRGQTVYLPDGNVPLHPHTLSEGAASLLPDAERVAVLWTIDLDAEGDTVGVTLERARVRSRAKLDYVGVQRDADAGRLPEPIALLPELGTLLTARGLRRGAVNLPLPEQDVEPDGDGWRLVLRGPVPMEDHNAQISLLTGMAAADIMLAGRIGLLRTMPPPKPEAVDRLRLAAAPLGVDWPADRSVGEVLAGLDASQPRAAAFIDQAAELMRGAGYTAFDGQLPEQPEHGGVAAAYAHVTAPLRRLADRYATEVCLALHEGREVPEWARAALPKLPEVMATTDRTASAATRGAIELAEAVLLEHRVGETFSAAVLDVDTPRPPAEPPHQSGGTSTPPPRQSGNGTGRPARQPGGTVALDEPPVRARCLGELPLGERVPVRLVTADPVDRKVLFERA
- the panB gene encoding 3-methyl-2-oxobutanoate hydroxymethyltransferase translates to MVESTPSEVTALYGGPATRRIRTRDLIAAKERGERWAMLTSYDQYTASIFDAAGIPVLLVGDSAANNVFGYETTLPVTAEELLPLVRAVVRATRHSLIVGDLPFGSYEEGPTQALRTAVRFMKEGGCHAVKLEGGRRCAAQIEAIVGAGIPVMAHIGFTPQSEHTLGGYRVQGRGDTADEVIADARAVAEAGAFAVVLEMVPGEVAKRITAELPIPTVGIGAGPDTDGQVLVWQDMAGLRTGRAPRFVKRYADLAGALTDATRRFAEEVRGGEFPATEHTF
- the npdG gene encoding NADPH-dependent F420 reductase; protein product: MAYDATTLPDVSGLTVGIIGGTGDQGRGLAYRFARAGQRVLIGSRSAERAQQSAAEIAALPGMPAGVDVTGAANDEVARGSDVVIVAVPWDGHAATVAALAEPLAGKIVVDCVNPLGFDKQGPYALVVAEGSAVQQAAALLPDSRVCAAFNHVSAPLLADPEVARIDLDVLICTEDRELVDVVGALAARIPGMRGIYAGRLRNAHQIEAFTANLIAINKRYKAHAGIRVTDL